A window of Hevea brasiliensis isolate MT/VB/25A 57/8 chromosome 14, ASM3005281v1, whole genome shotgun sequence contains these coding sequences:
- the LOC110641399 gene encoding cucumisin-like, with the protein MGSRNSFLVWLLLVGLTCSCLVVTCHGTSQQDRKVYIVYMGDRPKAEFSPSALHLTMLKQVVGSGAQDYLLHSYHRSFNGFVAKLTEEEKQKMAGMKGVVSVFPNQKNKLLTTRSWDFMGFPMNVTRSTTESDIIIGMLDTGIWPESESFNDEGFGPPPVKWKGICQEPSNFTCNNKVIGARYYHSQGKVDPGEIPSPRDSEGHGTHTASTAAGHVVSKASLLGLGSGTARGGVPSARIAVYKICWFIGCWDADILAAFDDAIADGVDIISLSAGGWPRDYFEDAIAIGAFHAMKNGILTSNAAGNEGPSRKSVSNCSPWSLSVAASTIDRKFVTQVKLGNGAIYEGVSVNTFDLGNFTYPIIRGGGKSDGYCSIDTLNTTSARGKIVVCDGFSEEDAVSFGVAGVVTENDNIKDAASTYALPESSISYSNGTDIVKYLNSTRKPTATILKSIEYKDKLAPYVVSFSSRGPNPITSDILKPDLTAPGADILAAWSEATTVTGVPGDKRVVAYNIVSGTSMSCPHASGAAAYVKSFHPKWSPAAIKSAIMTTAYPMSAAANKEAEFAYGSGHINPVKAIDPGLLYDAEEIDYVKFLCGQGYNATQLKLVTGDNSACSEKTNGTVWDLNYPSFALSTLYGKSVTRVFHRTVTNVGSSSSSYKAIIKAPSALSIKVEPSVLSFKSLREKQSFVVTVEVTPSESANSYSGALIWDDGVHQVRSPIIGFVTNPKK; encoded by the exons ATGGGAAGCAGGAATTCTTTCCTAGTTTGGCTTCTTCTTGTAGGGCTCACCTGTAGCTGCCTAGTTGTTACCTGCCATGGCACGTCCCAGCAAGATCGAAAG GTGTATATTGTATACATGGGGGACCGTCCAAAGGCTGAATTTTCTCCATCAGCACTTCATCTCACTATGTTAAAACAAGTTGTTGGCAG TGGGGCACAAGATTATTTACTCCACAGCTACCACAGGAGCTTCAATGGTTTTGTTGCTAAGCTAACCGAAGAGGAGAAGCAGAAAATGGCTG GGATGAAAGGTGTAGTGTCTGTGTTCCCTAATCAAAAGAACAAACTCCTGACAACAAGGTCCTGGGACTTCATGGGCTTCCCCATGAATGTTACCAGATCAACTACTGAAAGCGACATAATCATTGGAATGCTTGACACTGGAATTTGGCCAGAGTCTGAAAGTTTTAATGATGAAGGATTTGGTCCACCTCCAGTAAAATGGAAGGGCATTTGCCAAGAACCCTCCAATTTCACCTGCAACAA CAAAGTAATTGGTGCTCGATATTACCACAGCCAAGGGAAAGTAGATCCTGGAGAAATCCCTTCCCCTCGAGATTCAGAAGGCCATGGAACTCATACTGCATCGACAGCAGCAGGGCACGTAGTAAGCAAGGCGAGCCTACTAGGCCTTGGATCAGGCACTGCTCGAGGAGGCGTTCCTTCTGCTCGAATTGCTGTGTACAAGATATGTTGGTTTATTGGCTGTTGGGATGCTGACATTCTTGCTGCATTTGATGATGCTATTGCTGACGGAGTTGATATAATATCTCTATCAGCTGGAGGGTGGCCTAGAGACTATTTTGAGGATGCAATCGCAATTGGAGCTTTCCATGCAATGAAGAATGGGATACTCACATCCAATGCTGCTGGTAATGAAGGCCCTTCTAGGAAATCAGTGTCAAATTGCTCTCCTTGGTCTCTTTCTGTTGCTGCTAGCACCATTGACAGAAAGTTTGTCACCCAGGTGAAATTAGGCAATGGAGCAATTTATGAG GGAGTTTCCGTGAATACTTTTGACCTTGGAAATTTCACGTATCCAATCATCCGTGGTGGGGGCAAATCAGACGG GTACTGCAGCATAGACACCTTGAACACGACTTCTGCTAGAGGGAAAATAGTTGTTTGTGATGGTTTCAGTGAAGAAGATGCAGTGTCTTTTGGTGTAGCTGGAGTAGTAACGGAAAATGATAATATCAAAGATGCGGCCTCCACTTACGCTTTACCAGAGTCATCAATAAGCTATAGCAATGGAACAGATATCGTGAAGTACTTGAACTCGACTAG GAAACCAACTGCTACAATATTGAAGAGTATTGAGTATAAGGATAAATTAGCCCCATACGTAGTCTCATTTTCCTCGAGGGGACCTAATCCAATAACAAGTGACATTCTCAAG CCAGACCTTACAGCCCCTGGAGCGGACATTTTAGCAGCATGGTCAGAAGCTACTACTGTGACAGGAGTACCAGGGGACAAAAGGGTAGTTGCATACAACATAGTCTCTGGTACATCCATGTCTTGCCCTCATGCATCTGGTGCAGCTGCTTATGTCAAGTCATTTCACCCAAAATGGTCTCCTGCTGCCATCAAGTCTGCTATAATGACAACAG CTTATCCCATGAGTGCTGCTGCTAATAAAGAGGCAGAGTTTGCTTACGGATCAGGTCATATAAATCCTGTAAAGGCCATTGACCCTGGATTGTTATATGATGCCGAAGAGATTGATTATGTCAAATTTTTGTGCGGACAGGGGTACAATGCTACCCAACTTAAGCTTGTAACAGGGGACAACAGTGCATGTTCTGAAAAAACAAATGGAACAGTGTGGGATCTAAACTACCCTTCTTTCGCTCTATCTACCCTATATGGGAAATCTGTAACTCGCGTCTTTCACAGAACTGTCACAAATGTTGGGTCGTCGTCATCTAGTTACAAGGCAATTATAAAAGCTCCATCAGCTCTTAGTATCAAAGTTGAACCAAGTGTTCTTTCTTTCAAGTCTCTTAGAGAAAAGCAATCCTTTGTTGTGACCGTTGAAGTTACCCCAAGTGAATCTGCAAACTCCTACTCTGGTGCTTTGATTTGGGATGATGGGGTGCATCAAGTGAGAAGTCCCATTATAGGATTTGTTACCAATCCTAAGAAATAG